One genomic segment of Nonomuraea coxensis DSM 45129 includes these proteins:
- a CDS encoding HPP family protein: protein MTRGAKPYYLESLEDRYPRWAVRSLYTGVNSFVSIFLMAIIAYNTDAPFVFPSLGPTAFLLFHTPLAAASSPHNALVGHLIGVLAGWFSLAVTGLLAVPPDLEKIDWQRILACAIALGLTCGLMPVFQASHPPAGATTLIVSLGLIRTPEHLLIMMAAVLVIVLQGFVINRLAGLPYPIWRKPSAVP from the coding sequence ATGACCCGGGGGGCGAAGCCCTACTACCTGGAGTCGCTGGAGGACCGGTATCCCAGGTGGGCGGTGCGTTCGCTCTACACGGGCGTCAACAGCTTCGTCTCGATCTTCCTCATGGCGATCATCGCCTACAACACCGACGCCCCGTTCGTCTTCCCGTCGCTGGGGCCCACGGCCTTCCTGCTCTTCCACACGCCGCTCGCGGCCGCCTCCTCGCCGCACAACGCCCTGGTCGGCCACCTCATAGGCGTCCTGGCCGGCTGGTTCTCGCTGGCGGTGACCGGCCTGCTCGCCGTGCCGCCCGACCTGGAGAAGATCGACTGGCAGCGGATCCTGGCCTGCGCCATCGCGCTCGGCCTGACCTGCGGGCTGATGCCGGTCTTCCAGGCCTCGCATCCGCCGGCCGGCGCGACCACCCTGATCGTCTCGCTGGGCCTGATCCGGACCCCGGAACACCTGCTGATCATGATGGCCGCGGTGCTCGTCATCGTCCTGCAGGGCTTCGTCATCAACCGGCTGGCCGGGCTGCCCTACCCGATCTGGCGCAAGCCGAGCGCCGTGCCGTAG
- the narI gene encoding respiratory nitrate reductase subunit gamma gives MISPIDVFLWGAFPYIAVAILVTGLIWRYRYDKFGWTTRSSELYESRMLRWGSPMFHVGLLIVLMGHLLGLFIPASWTAALGVSETVYSFMALSLGIAAGVLTYAGIALLVWRRRTTGPVFLATTVNDKIMYIFLVAALTLGLATTLINTSTLHYNYRIDVSPWVRSLFVFQPEVALMARTPVEYRIHAISGLLLFAIVPFTRLVHAFAAPVQYLFRPYIVYRARDPRNIGTAALRPGWKRSDV, from the coding sequence GTGATCTCGCCCATCGACGTCTTCCTGTGGGGCGCGTTCCCCTACATCGCCGTGGCGATCCTCGTCACCGGCCTCATCTGGCGCTACCGCTACGACAAGTTCGGCTGGACGACCCGCTCGTCGGAGCTGTACGAGTCGCGGATGCTGCGGTGGGGCAGCCCGATGTTCCACGTCGGCCTGCTCATCGTGCTGATGGGCCACCTCCTCGGCCTGTTCATCCCGGCGAGCTGGACCGCCGCGCTGGGGGTCAGCGAGACGGTCTACAGCTTCATGGCGCTCTCGCTCGGCATCGCCGCCGGCGTGCTCACCTACGCCGGCATCGCCCTGCTCGTCTGGCGGCGGCGCACCACCGGGCCCGTCTTCCTGGCCACGACCGTCAACGACAAGATCATGTACATCTTCCTGGTCGCGGCGCTGACGCTCGGGCTGGCCACGACGCTGATCAACACCTCGACGCTGCACTACAACTACCGCATCGACGTCTCGCCCTGGGTGCGCAGCCTCTTCGTGTTCCAGCCCGAGGTGGCGCTCATGGCCCGCACGCCGGTCGAGTACCGGATCCACGCGATCTCCGGGCTGCTGCTGTTCGCGATCGTGCCGTTCACCCGGCTGGTCCACGCCTTCGCCGCGCCCGTGCAGTACCTGTTCAGGCCGTACATCGTCTACCGCGCCCGCGACCCGCGCAACATCGGCACCGCCGCGCTCCGGCCGGGATGGAAGCGGAGCGACGTATGA
- the narJ gene encoding nitrate reductase molybdenum cofactor assembly chaperone — translation MKAPWTSRRSSLSADGVAVVRRAAGLCLRYPDRTLFDRLPLIRAALAETGAHPPAAAVAAFAEHLAGQEPLQAEEHYVAVFDLRNRRSLYLTWWTDGDTRRRGFSLAAIKERYRAHGLTPPGSDELPDYLPVVLEYATLEREDGTKLLQEHRAGLELLKFALVKAATPYAGLLEAVCGTLPGASPRTPEEAARMARRPLGGGPELVGLGAVGLPSPHPVTTTGGLQ, via the coding sequence ATGAAGGCACCGTGGACCTCGCGGCGATCCTCGTTGTCCGCCGACGGCGTGGCCGTGGTGCGCCGGGCGGCCGGGCTGTGCCTGCGCTACCCCGACCGGACCCTGTTCGACCGGCTGCCGCTGATCAGGGCCGCGCTCGCCGAGACCGGCGCGCACCCGCCGGCGGCGGCCGTCGCCGCGTTCGCCGAGCACCTGGCGGGCCAGGAGCCGCTGCAGGCGGAGGAGCACTACGTGGCGGTCTTCGACCTGCGCAACCGCCGCTCGCTGTACCTGACCTGGTGGACCGACGGCGACACCCGCCGCCGGGGGTTCTCCCTCGCCGCGATCAAGGAGCGCTACCGGGCGCACGGCCTGACGCCGCCGGGCAGCGACGAACTGCCCGACTACCTGCCCGTCGTCCTCGAGTACGCGACCCTGGAGCGCGAGGACGGCACGAAGCTGCTCCAGGAACACCGGGCCGGGCTCGAACTGCTGAAGTTCGCCCTGGTCAAAGCCGCCACGCCGTACGCGGGCCTGCTCGAAGCGGTGTGCGGCACGCTGCCCGGGGCCTCTCCGCGCACCCCCGAGGAGGCCGCCAGGATGGCCCGCCGCCCGCTCGGCGGCGGTCCCGAACTGGTCGGGCTGGGCGCCGTCGGACTCCCCTCGCCGCATCCCGTCACCACCACCGGGGGTCTCCAGTGA
- the narH gene encoding nitrate reductase subunit beta, producing the protein MRVMAQICMVMNLDKCIGCHTCSVTCKQTWTSRPGVEYVWFNNVETRPGQGYPRRYEDQERWRGGWKLTARGRLVPKAGGRARRLASIFANPLLPNIRDYYEPWTYDYNALFDTPAGDDFPVAAPRSLISGEKMDTITWSANWDDNLGGMPEHEAEDVVLQRIQDKVRMELEQTFMFYLPRICEHCINPSCVASCPSGALYKRLEDGIVLVDQDRCRGWRMCVTGCPYKKMYFNHRTGKAEKCTFCFPRIEVGQPTVCSETCVGRLRYIGVLLYDADRAPAAAATPREQDLYPAQLDLFLDPHDPDVRRAAEAAGIPHDWIQAARRSPVYDLIATYGVALPLHPEYRTLPMVWYVPPLSPVVEAITASGHDGEDHRNLFGAIDTLRIPVSYLAELFTAGDPAPVELALRRLAAMRSHRRRINLGEPVDPEIAASVGFDVEKLDSMFRLLSLAKYEERYVIPTAAAGDVRNLEETALSGCSLDYEGGPGMGGTESSGPFGEASGRPAPLSVETFHGLRERQTSEEAAETGGHRGRINLLNWDGRGLPEGLFPYRSKGGDGHRGGRVDKGEGLGAEPGEISERRERGES; encoded by the coding sequence ATGCGCGTCATGGCCCAGATCTGCATGGTGATGAACCTCGACAAGTGCATCGGGTGCCACACCTGCTCGGTCACCTGCAAGCAGACGTGGACGAGCCGCCCCGGCGTCGAGTACGTGTGGTTCAACAACGTGGAGACGCGCCCCGGGCAGGGCTACCCGCGCCGCTACGAGGACCAGGAACGCTGGCGCGGCGGCTGGAAGCTGACCGCGCGGGGCCGGCTCGTCCCCAAGGCGGGCGGCCGGGCGCGGCGGCTGGCGAGCATCTTCGCCAACCCGCTGCTGCCCAACATCCGCGACTACTACGAGCCGTGGACCTACGACTACAACGCCCTGTTCGACACCCCCGCCGGTGACGACTTCCCGGTGGCGGCGCCGCGCTCGCTCATCAGCGGCGAGAAGATGGACACCATCACCTGGTCGGCGAACTGGGACGACAACCTGGGCGGCATGCCGGAGCACGAGGCCGAAGACGTCGTCCTGCAGCGGATCCAGGACAAGGTGCGCATGGAGCTGGAACAGACCTTCATGTTCTACCTGCCGCGCATCTGCGAGCACTGCATCAACCCGTCGTGCGTGGCGTCCTGCCCGTCCGGCGCGCTCTACAAGCGCCTGGAGGACGGGATCGTGCTGGTCGACCAGGACCGCTGCCGCGGCTGGCGGATGTGCGTCACGGGCTGCCCGTACAAGAAGATGTACTTCAACCACCGCACCGGCAAGGCCGAGAAGTGCACCTTCTGCTTCCCGCGCATCGAGGTCGGCCAGCCCACCGTCTGCTCCGAGACGTGCGTCGGCCGGCTGCGCTACATCGGCGTGCTGCTCTACGACGCCGACCGGGCGCCGGCCGCCGCGGCCACCCCGCGCGAGCAGGACCTCTACCCGGCGCAGCTCGACCTGTTCCTCGACCCGCACGACCCGGACGTCCGGCGCGCGGCCGAGGCGGCGGGCATCCCGCACGACTGGATCCAGGCGGCCCGCCGCTCGCCCGTCTACGACCTCATCGCCACCTACGGCGTGGCGCTGCCGCTGCATCCGGAGTACCGCACGCTGCCGATGGTCTGGTACGTGCCCCCGCTGTCGCCCGTGGTCGAGGCGATCACCGCCTCGGGCCACGACGGCGAGGACCACCGGAACCTGTTCGGCGCCATCGACACGCTCCGCATCCCGGTCTCCTACCTGGCCGAGCTCTTCACGGCGGGCGACCCGGCCCCCGTCGAGCTGGCGCTGCGGCGGCTGGCCGCGATGCGCTCCCACCGGCGGCGGATCAACCTGGGCGAGCCGGTGGACCCGGAGATCGCCGCCTCGGTCGGGTTCGACGTCGAGAAGCTGGACAGCATGTTCCGGCTGCTCTCCCTGGCGAAGTACGAGGAACGCTACGTCATCCCGACCGCCGCGGCCGGGGACGTACGAAACCTGGAGGAGACCGCGCTGAGCGGATGCAGCCTCGACTACGAGGGCGGCCCGGGGATGGGCGGCACCGAGTCGTCGGGGCCGTTCGGCGAGGCGTCGGGCCGGCCGGCGCCCCTGTCCGTGGAGACCTTCCACGGCCTGCGCGAACGCCAGACCTCGGAGGAGGCCGCCGAGACCGGCGGCCACCGGGGCCGGATCAACCTGCTCAACTGGGACGGCCGCGGCCTTCCCGAAGGGCTGTTCCCGTACCGGTCGAAGGGCGGCGACGGGCACCGGGGCGGCCGGGTGGACAAGGGCGAGGGGCTGGGCGCAGAACCGGGCGAGATCAGCGAGCGACGCGAGCGCGGGGAGTCGTGA
- a CDS encoding nitrate reductase subunit alpha, with protein sequence MVNERTAEEPKEGAGTALLRIGDFFSRGTYSDDLRDVSYRGGRAGEIFYRDRWAHDKIVRSTHGVNCTGSCSWKVYVKDGIITWETQETDYPTAGPDRPEYEPRGCPRGAAFSWYTYHPTRVRYPYARGVLVEMYREARRRLGDPVLAWADVVGDPERRRRYQQARGKGGLVRTTWDEALEMIAAAHVHTIKEHGPDRIVGFTPIPGQSMLSHAIGTRFLSLIGGQALSFYDWYADLPVASPQVFGDQTDVPVSGDWWDAAYLMMWGSNVPVTRTPDAHWMVEARYNGQKVVVVSPDYADNSKFADDWLHPHPGTDGALAHAMGQVILRECFVERQVPYFLDYVRRFTDMPFLVRLEEKDGAYVPGRFLRATDLGGAHAAAEHAEWRTALLDEVTGDVVVPSGSVADRWSHEDGRWNLDLGGVVPRLTLHGLPGAVGAEVLLPRFDTADGSGAVLRRGVPARRLTPGGPLVTTVYDLMLARYGVGRDGLPGDWPTGYDDAASPGTPAWQESITSVPAAAAIRTAREFATTAESTNGRCMILMGAGTNHWFHSETTYRNFITLLLITGCIGRNGGGWAHYVGQEKCRPLTGWTTLATANDWKRPSRQMIGTGFYFLNTDQWRYDHFRADALASPLGKGHFAGMTAVDILAQSARLGWMPSYPTFDRNPLDLADEARASGRDPGEHVAGELAAGRLKFCAEDPDHPDNWPRILIAWRANLLGSSAKGAEYFQRHLLGTHSNLRATEAPEDVRPRDVRWRDPAPEGKLDLLLSLDFRMTSTTLLSDIVLPAATWYEKHDLNSTDMHPYVHSFNPAVEPPWQARTDFEIFNDIADVVSELAGRHLGTRHDLVATPFQHDTPGELGNPTGVAQDWRADGSTPVPGRTMPSVTIVERDYTAISAQMRTLGPLAASKGVPCKGVTYQVDHEIRQLGLANGVARGGPADGLPLIDTGKKACEAILALSGSTNGRLSDQGFHTLARKVGGSGGLAGLAAADAGLRINYAATQAHPQTTITSPEWAGIETAERQYSAFTINTEHGKPWHTLTGRMHFFLDHDWIAELGENLPTYRPPLNMHRLFGEPVLGPDGAREVTVRYLTPHNKWSIHSEYQDNLIMLSLSRGGQVIWISPQDAEAIGVADNDWIEAVNRNGVVVARAIVSYRMPAGTVYMHHAQDRVIAVPKSETTGRRGGIHNSLTRVLVKPTHFIGGYAQLSFFPNYMGPVGTQRDEVTVIRRRAQKVEY encoded by the coding sequence ATGGTCAATGAGCGAACGGCCGAGGAACCCAAGGAGGGGGCCGGGACGGCCCTCCTGCGGATCGGAGACTTCTTCAGCCGGGGCACTTACTCCGATGACCTGAGGGACGTGTCCTACCGTGGCGGGCGGGCGGGCGAGATCTTCTACCGCGACCGCTGGGCGCACGACAAGATCGTCCGGTCCACCCACGGGGTGAACTGCACGGGCTCCTGCTCGTGGAAGGTCTACGTCAAGGACGGGATCATCACCTGGGAGACCCAGGAGACCGACTATCCGACGGCCGGCCCCGACCGCCCCGAGTACGAGCCCCGCGGCTGCCCGCGCGGAGCGGCGTTCTCCTGGTACACCTACCACCCGACCCGGGTGCGTTACCCGTACGCGCGGGGCGTCCTCGTGGAGATGTACCGCGAGGCCCGCAGGCGGCTCGGCGACCCGGTCCTGGCCTGGGCGGACGTCGTGGGCGACCCGGAGCGGCGGCGCCGCTACCAGCAGGCGCGCGGCAAGGGCGGGCTGGTGCGCACCACCTGGGACGAGGCGCTGGAGATGATCGCCGCGGCCCACGTGCACACCATCAAGGAGCACGGTCCCGACCGGATCGTGGGGTTCACCCCGATCCCTGGACAGTCGATGCTGTCCCACGCGATCGGGACCCGGTTCCTGTCGCTGATCGGCGGCCAGGCGCTGTCGTTCTACGACTGGTACGCCGACCTGCCGGTCGCCTCCCCGCAGGTCTTCGGCGACCAGACCGACGTGCCGGTGTCCGGCGACTGGTGGGACGCGGCCTACCTGATGATGTGGGGCTCCAACGTCCCCGTCACCCGCACGCCGGACGCGCACTGGATGGTCGAGGCCCGCTACAACGGCCAGAAGGTGGTCGTGGTCTCTCCCGATTACGCCGACAACAGCAAGTTCGCCGACGACTGGCTGCATCCCCATCCCGGCACCGACGGCGCGCTGGCCCACGCGATGGGCCAGGTGATCCTGCGCGAGTGCTTCGTCGAGCGGCAGGTGCCGTACTTCCTCGACTACGTACGCCGTTTCACCGACATGCCGTTCCTCGTCCGGCTGGAGGAGAAGGACGGCGCGTACGTCCCGGGCCGGTTCCTGCGCGCGACCGACCTCGGCGGGGCGCACGCCGCGGCCGAGCACGCCGAGTGGCGCACGGCGCTGCTGGACGAGGTCACCGGCGACGTGGTCGTCCCCTCGGGCTCCGTCGCCGACCGCTGGTCGCACGAGGACGGACGCTGGAACCTCGACCTCGGTGGCGTCGTGCCCCGGCTCACCCTGCACGGCCTGCCCGGCGCCGTGGGCGCCGAGGTGCTGCTGCCCCGCTTCGACACCGCCGACGGATCGGGGGCGGTGCTCCGGCGCGGCGTCCCCGCCAGGCGGCTGACGCCCGGGGGCCCGCTGGTCACCACCGTGTACGACCTGATGCTGGCCCGCTACGGCGTCGGCCGCGACGGCCTGCCCGGCGACTGGCCGACCGGCTACGACGACGCGGCCTCCCCGGGCACCCCGGCCTGGCAGGAGTCGATCACCTCGGTGCCGGCCGCCGCGGCGATCAGGACCGCCCGCGAGTTCGCCACGACCGCCGAGAGCACCAACGGCCGCTGCATGATCCTCATGGGGGCCGGCACCAACCACTGGTTCCATTCGGAGACCACGTACCGCAACTTCATCACGCTGCTGCTGATCACCGGCTGCATCGGACGCAACGGCGGCGGCTGGGCCCACTACGTCGGCCAGGAGAAGTGCCGCCCGCTCACCGGCTGGACCACGCTGGCCACGGCGAACGACTGGAAGCGGCCGAGCCGGCAGATGATCGGCACCGGCTTCTACTTCCTCAACACCGACCAGTGGCGCTACGACCACTTCCGCGCCGACGCCCTGGCCTCGCCGCTCGGCAAGGGGCACTTCGCGGGGATGACGGCGGTCGACATCCTGGCCCAGTCGGCCAGGCTCGGCTGGATGCCCTCCTACCCGACCTTCGACCGCAACCCGCTGGACCTGGCCGACGAGGCCCGCGCCTCCGGCCGGGACCCGGGCGAGCACGTCGCGGGGGAGCTGGCGGCGGGCCGGCTGAAGTTCTGCGCCGAGGACCCGGACCATCCGGACAACTGGCCACGCATCCTCATCGCGTGGCGAGCCAACCTGCTGGGCTCGTCCGCGAAGGGCGCCGAGTACTTCCAGCGCCACCTGCTGGGCACGCACAGCAACCTGCGGGCCACCGAGGCGCCCGAGGACGTCCGGCCGCGCGACGTGCGCTGGCGCGACCCGGCCCCCGAAGGCAAGCTCGACCTGCTGCTCTCGCTGGACTTCCGGATGACGTCCACGACCCTGCTGTCCGACATCGTGCTGCCGGCCGCGACCTGGTACGAGAAACACGATCTGAACTCGACCGACATGCACCCGTACGTGCACTCGTTCAACCCGGCGGTGGAGCCGCCCTGGCAGGCCCGCACCGACTTCGAGATCTTCAACGACATCGCCGACGTCGTGTCCGAGCTGGCCGGCCGCCATCTGGGCACCCGGCACGACCTGGTGGCCACGCCCTTCCAGCACGACACGCCCGGCGAACTGGGCAACCCCACGGGGGTCGCGCAGGACTGGCGGGCCGACGGTTCGACCCCGGTCCCCGGCCGGACCATGCCGAGCGTGACCATCGTCGAGCGGGACTACACGGCGATCTCCGCCCAGATGCGCACCCTCGGCCCGCTCGCCGCGTCCAAGGGCGTGCCCTGCAAGGGCGTCACCTACCAGGTGGACCACGAGATCAGGCAGCTCGGCCTGGCGAACGGCGTCGCGCGCGGCGGCCCCGCCGACGGCCTGCCGCTGATCGACACCGGCAAGAAGGCGTGCGAGGCGATCCTGGCGCTGTCCGGGTCGACCAACGGGCGGCTCTCCGACCAGGGGTTCCACACCCTGGCCAGGAAGGTGGGCGGCAGCGGCGGGCTGGCCGGGCTCGCCGCCGCCGACGCCGGCCTTCGCATCAACTACGCCGCCACCCAGGCGCATCCGCAGACCACCATCACCAGCCCCGAGTGGGCGGGCATCGAGACCGCGGAACGCCAGTACAGCGCCTTCACCATCAACACCGAGCACGGCAAGCCGTGGCACACCCTGACCGGCCGGATGCACTTCTTCCTCGACCACGACTGGATCGCCGAGCTCGGCGAGAACCTGCCGACGTACCGGCCGCCGCTGAACATGCACCGGCTGTTCGGGGAGCCCGTCCTCGGCCCGGACGGCGCGCGGGAGGTGACCGTGCGCTACCTCACCCCGCACAACAAGTGGTCCATCCACTCGGAGTACCAGGACAACCTCATCATGCTGTCGCTGTCGCGGGGCGGTCAGGTCATCTGGATCAGCCCGCAGGACGCCGAGGCGATCGGCGTCGCCGACAACGACTGGATCGAGGCGGTCAACCGCAACGGCGTCGTGGTCGCCCGGGCCATCGTGTCCTACCGGATGCCGGCCGGCACGGTCTACATGCACCACGCCCAGGACCGCGTCATCGCCGTCCCGAAGAGCGAGACCACCGGACGGCGGGGCGGCATCCACAACTCGCTGACCCGGGTGCTCGTCAAACCCACCCATTTCATCGGCGGGTACGCCCAGCTCTCCTTCTTCCCCAACTACATGGGCCCGGTCGGCACCCAGCGTGACGAGGTCACGGTGATCCGGCGGCGGGCACAGAAGGTCGAGTACTGA
- a CDS encoding glycerophosphodiester phosphodiesterase yields MPRHLTLTLALTLGIALGLGTLAPGAEARTWASATTRPVDVAHRGASAYAPENTVAAFQLAARLGADLFELDVQETKDHELVLMHDTTLSRTTDVEDVYPGLSPWRVGDLTLAQIRRLDAGSWAGPRYAGEPVPTLGDALDAMAGTGMGLLLEVKAPELYPGIERRIADELRRHPAWQAPGLLVVQSFDWRSMRTLHGHLPHVPIGLLGTPPAAELPRLATFADLVNPSYTTLTAAYVERVHALGMRTLAWTVDSPSAMRRMLDHGVDGIITNRPDVLRELLDS; encoded by the coding sequence ATGCCCCGACACCTCACCCTCACCCTCGCGCTCACCCTCGGGATCGCGCTCGGCCTCGGCACGCTCGCCCCCGGCGCCGAAGCCCGGACCTGGGCCTCGGCCACCACGCGGCCCGTCGACGTCGCGCACCGGGGCGCGTCCGCGTACGCCCCCGAGAACACCGTCGCCGCCTTCCAGCTGGCCGCCCGCCTGGGCGCGGACCTGTTCGAACTCGACGTCCAGGAGACCAAGGACCACGAACTGGTCCTGATGCACGACACCACCCTGTCCCGCACCACCGACGTGGAGGACGTCTACCCCGGCCTGTCGCCGTGGCGGGTCGGCGACCTGACGCTCGCCCAGATCCGCCGCCTCGACGCCGGCTCCTGGGCCGGGCCGCGGTACGCCGGCGAGCCGGTGCCCACGCTCGGCGACGCCCTCGACGCCATGGCCGGCACCGGCATGGGCCTCCTCCTGGAGGTCAAGGCGCCGGAGCTCTACCCGGGCATCGAGCGACGCATCGCCGACGAGCTCCGCCGCCACCCCGCCTGGCAGGCGCCGGGCCTGCTGGTCGTGCAGTCGTTCGACTGGCGGTCCATGCGGACCCTCCACGGCCACCTGCCGCACGTGCCGATCGGGCTCCTCGGCACGCCGCCGGCCGCCGAACTGCCGCGGCTCGCGACGTTCGCCGACCTCGTCAACCCGTCGTACACCACGCTCACGGCCGCGTACGTCGAGCGCGTCCACGCCCTCGGCATGCGCACGCTCGCCTGGACCGTGGACAGCCCGAGCGCGATGCGCCGCATGCTGGACCACGGCGTGGACGGCATCATCACCAACCGCCCCGACGTGCTCCGCGAACTCCTGGACTCCTGA